Genomic DNA from Macadamia integrifolia cultivar HAES 741 chromosome 6, SCU_Mint_v3, whole genome shotgun sequence:
CTGGTTCGACCATTAGACCATTAATGAAGGTTTTAAAAATCAGGACCGGTTGGACATATATataaggctacgtttggtagtcattcaattccagaaacgacgttttgtatcaaaaacagaatttttagtTTCTGTGCCAACATAccgtttaagaaaaaaaaaaaaaaggtgtttggtAAACCTATTTCAAGAACAATGGCCCTAGTTTTCACCTTTTTTGTATTGGGAACGAAACAAAAACGATGAAACAACGTTtggtcgttccatcattttacgtttctagcattttttttcccttttcgttccaaaaaaatgaaaaaacaccaCATTGACACATAatgctttattctttttttttNNNNNNNNNNNNNNNNNNNNNNNNNNNNNNNNNNNNNNNNNNNNNNNNNNNNNNNNNNNNNNNNNNNNNNNNNNNNNNNNNNNNNNNNNNNNNNNNNNNNCCCAATTGCCTCATCACCGCCACTAATGGCTGCAACAGGAACACCACTATCTGATGGCACGATGTATCGTCGTGTAGTAGGTGCTTTACAATACTTGACCATCACCCGGCCAGACATTGGCTTTGCGGTAAGGTTGCTCAATTTATGCATCGTCCAATGCATGCTCACTGGACTGCTGTGAAACGTATTTTACGTTATTTGAAGCACACTCTCATGGATGGCTTATTCATCAaggcttcttctccttctggtCTTGTCACTTTAGCGGCCTATTCCGATGCGGATTGGGCAGGGTGTCCCGATGATAGGTGTTCTACAACtggttttggtattttcctTGGTTCCCATCTTGTCTCTTGGGGATCTCCAAAGCAGCGAACTGTTTCTCGTTCCCCTACAGAGACTGAATATCGAGCAGTCGCTTCTGTTGCAACAGAGCTTGTTTGGCTTTGATCTCTATTACAAGAACTTGGGGTTTTCCTTGCTGCTGCTCTGTTAATATGGTGTGACAATGTTGGGGCAATGTACTTGGTCTGTGAATCCAGTGTTCCGCTCTCGTACAAAACATATTGAAATAGATTTTCACTTCGTAAGGGAAATGATTGCTTCGAAGCAACTGACTGTTTGATATATTTCAACAGTGAATCAGGTTGCAGACATTTTAACCAAAGGTCTCTAGGCTGCGCTTTCAGCTTCTCAAAGGCAAGCTCACTGTGGGCTCACCCCCCGTGAGCATGAGGGGGCCTGTTAAAGGATCCATGCACTGTCACACACCTTAGCATCTCTCAACCCACTTGTATCAAACCCATATGCACTTAGTTATTCTGTTATGATTCATTTCTTGTCAGATGTaatacctatatatatatatatatatatatatatgtaatcatcCTTTATTAATAAATCACTGAGATATTACAAACTTCATAGATACCAGTAGggagactttttttttccaatcaagTATCAACCACAAAATCCCCTCTAGTTCTAGGCTTCAACAGCAAAAGAAAGTAAAGTGCTATAAgacagaagaaagaaataacaaaaggaAATGGCAGTTCCATGCTCTCATATCATTCACATATTACTTGTCTAATATGTAATCATCATGTCATTGTCCCCAAATTTAGGACCAATCAAAGCTGCAGCTACAGTGACAGTGATGGATGAAGAATGATTAGGTTACTAATAGTTTGTTCTTTATTGGCTTCAAGGGAGTGAAAATATTGTCACGCAGTAGATTTGCGCCGTCCATGGATTGCATAacggatgttcggtctttttgTTTCCCGGTCATGCCAGGGGAAGAACCTCAAGATGTTAATCCACGGAAATTTCGAGTCACATACTACAAAAACCATATAAGAAGCAGTCAATCACCTTCTTGCTGAAAATCCCAAGTTCCTAATTCTTCTCGACtcccagaaaaagaaagatctgCATAATTTTAAGGTCAGTTTTGACTGTCCTGTTGCGTTCAATTAAACtgtatagggtttttttttttgcatctttTCTGACAAACACACGCGTATATATAGACAAATAGATATagacaaaattttccttcaccagtGACTGAAAAATAGGATTGTCCAAGATAGAATTttcctcttcccccccccccccaactatTTGGGGTTGCGTTAGGCCATGGTGAATGGATTCCTTAGGAAAACTCGGTCTATCAAAACAAACAACATTCTTGGCTCTTGATATATTATGTGCTGCTGCATGTTTAAGATGGTGGGTGGGTGTCTATAATGCTTAATAAGATGCATTAGAATAGGATGAGGCCAATTTGATGCCCCTGCAAATAGAAGGTAATGACAAGTGATcccaatttagttgggataagccTGTCTAACTTTGAGATATAGGTCCAGTTCTAAGGTTCCACTCCAACAGGTACAATATTTAAAACAGATTTCTACCCAGGAAACTAGCAAAAACCTGTGGGAGTGTAGCCATAATCTCTAAATCCATGGATGCAACTTTTATTTTCCAGGTCTCCCCCTACCCACTATTAACGTAACAGGAGGCTGCATTTGATGGCTAGGGACATTgaagagaatgaaaataaaaatttacaaaCCTAGAAATGAactttttataatcattatccaatATAATTGTAcctaaacattttttttctaaattttgtaATGAAATACTTctcatatgtaatttttattttacttttcaaatccaatttatatacagaataaaataaaatttaataacaaaaataaataatttggaGTCAGTAATATAACCATataggataatgattataaaaaattCTTTACTAGGTTTAGAAAATTACGCttcatttctcttctcttcaatttcccttgcaaccaaacagggCCAGAAGGCTTAAAGATCTAATGGAGACATGGCATAACCTCATATGCCAGTACGGCAGTACCATATATGCAAGAAACCCCCATACgattgactctctctctctctctcatcgtgGGAAACCTCGGGCTACAGCACCCTTTCTGGATTGACTTTGAATCATTAGGCCAACCCTGAGGGTGGTGGATCACTTCCAACTTCAGCCAAAGAATCTGTAATCAAGATACACTGGCTCCATAGCATTGCCATcgtatttataaaataaaaataaaaagcctAGCGACTGCTTACCGTTTATCATTGGCCAACCAAGAATTGTTGGCCCATATGACGGGAACATTAGGAAAACACtgacaaccaaaaaaaaaaaaaaaaagaagagaaaaggaaaaatgagagATGAAGCAAAGATGTGCAAATAGAAAGAAATGGGGCAATATTAAGCAACCAGTTTTCCCAGTTTTCCAGGCAAGTAATTTCCCTCATCAAACCATGTCGTCTGCGCCAATATCACAAACAAGTCATAACTTACAGTAACATACAAGCACCTTCCCATTTGGTTCATGTAGATTGATCTGTACCTCTTTCCCTTGAAGAAAGCCATATGGGCCACAGAAAAGACGGCCTTCCAACCAAATTTACAACCCTGCGGACCCTtgagaaagaaaatattaccATAATGTTACTTGCTTTTCCAGGAATGGCTACATGCACCTAGGGAAGAAAGTCTGTCCCACATAGCCACCAGTCATCGCCCTTCTAACATTTGATTCAAACATCTTTGGGTTATCCCTCAGAACTGCTGCTGCGTCGTGATTGAGGGGATCCTCATGATTGGGTTGCTGcataaaataacaaaattgTACAGATCAGAGGGTCGTAGCAAGTTGGAAGGACataccaaggaaaaagaaataccGTGAAAAGATGATGCAATCCGTAAATGATGGTGTTGATATTAAGGACGGGTTTCCAATCTTCACGTAGGATGTTCAGGCACACATTTCCTTCCAAGTCAATGTTAGGATGGTAGACCTGAATGAGAGTTGGACAGAACATTGTTGATCACCATACCAAAAGACTGACAAAGTGACAATAAGTATCATGAAGAAGTGAAATTAGAAGGCCATTGTAAATAAACTATGGATAAATGCCTACCTTTGTCTTGCACTTGACCTTTGGTGCCTCATGAGGGTAAATGGGGGAGACTGAGAAAGTAAATGTAAATGTTCCACCTCTGTGTAAGAAAACAAGAGCCAGCTAAATTGTAATTTCCATTTGTGGGCAAAAGTTCAGAACTTGTGAAGATTAAAGTCAAAACTACATCGCGAGCTATCAATTCAAATGATTGAATATAGTGCAACAAGAGAACTTACAGATAAAATCCTTCATCAGGTCGAATGGTGACCTCAAAGTTCATCAGGTCATCCTTGCCATTGGGGAAGGAGATGAGAGTTGTTTTGGGTAGGTTAAGCTCAGTGATAtctgacccaaaaaaaaatcaactgcTATTAGAAACTAGGAAGACATTACTTTGACATCATGATCAAGGACCTGCACATAGTGTAATGAGAACAAATGAAGGAGAGGGTTGGAATTCCACAACAATAAAATTATAGTGTCAAAATCAAGCTTGCATCTCTACTTCCAAGGTTATGAAAGactggctgcatttggtaacgttccagaaaaaacgtttctggagttttttcgttctatgggaacgaaaaaatggaataaagtgtttggtgcatttatagtgtgtgaaaaaaaaaaaaaaaaaaaaaNNNNNNNNNNNNNNNNNNNNNNNNNNNNNNNNNNNNNNNNNNNNNNNNNNNNNNNNNNNNNNNNNNNNNNNNNNNNNNNNNNNNNNNNNNNNNNNNNNNNNNNNNNNNNNNNNNNNNNNNNNNNNNNNNNNNNNNNNNNNNNNNNNNNNNNNNNNNNNNNNNNNNNNNNNNNNNNNNNNNNNNNNNNNNNNNNNNNNNNNNNNNNNNNNNNNNNNNNNNNNNNNNNNNNNNNNNNNNNNNNNNNNNNNNNNNNNNNNNNNNNNNNNNNNNNNNNNNNNNNNNNNNNNNNNNNNNNNNNNNNNNNNNNNNNNNNNNNNNNNNNNNNNNNNNNNNNNNNNNNNNNNNNNNNNNNNNNNNNNNNNNNNNNNNNNNNNNNNNNNNNNNNNNNNNNNNNNNNNNNNNNNNNNNNNNNNNNNNNNNNNNNNNNNNNNNNNNNNNNNNNNNNNNNNNNNNNNNNNNNNNNNNNNNNNNNNNNNNNNNNNNNNNNNNNNNNNNNNNNNNNNNNNNNNNNNNNNNNNNNNNNNNNNNNNNNNNNNNNNNNNNNNNNNNNNNNNNNNNNNNNNNNNNNNNNNNNNNNNNNNNNNNNNNNNNNNNNNNNNNNNNNNNNNNNNNNNNNNNNNNNNNNNNNNNNNNNNNNNNNNNNNNNNNNNNNNNNNNNNNNNNNNNNNNNNNNNNNNNNNNNNNNNNNNNNNNNNNNNNNNNNNNNNNNNNNNNNNNNNNNNNNNNNNNNNNNNNNNNNNNNNNNNNNNNNNNNNNNNNNNNNNNNNNNNNNNNNNNNNNNNNNNNNNNNNNNNNNNNNNNNNNNNNNNNNNNNNNNNNNNNNNNNNNNNNNNNNNNNNNNNNNNNNNNNNNNNNNNNNNNNNNNNNNNNNNNNNNNNNNNNNNNNNNNNNNNNNNNNNNNNNNNNNNNNNNNNNNNNNNNNNNNNNNNNNNNNNNNNNNNNNNNNNNNNNNNNNNNNNNNNNNNNNNNNNNNNNNNNNNNNNNNNNNNNNNNNNNNNNNNNNNNNNNNNNNNNNNNNNNNNNNNNNNNNNNNNNNNNNNNNNNNNNNNNNNNNNNNNNNNNNNNNNNNNNNNNNNNNNNNNNNNNNNNNNNNNNNNNNNNNNNNNNNNNNNNNNNNNNNNNNNNNNNNNNNNNNNNNNNNNNNNNNNNNNNNNNNNNNNNNNNNNTTCGTGATTGCGACAATATCAACCCCATAGAAATAAGGTAATAAATTAAGGGAGCACATAGGGATTAATCTAAAGACGTGAGGACAACGCTGGAAATTAAGGTCAGAAGGGATTAATGGAAACAATTCATAAGAAGGGTATCAATGTAATTACAGAGCATGggttaattttaaataaaagaagatttcATCTTCAACCATGGAATTATGAGCAGGTTCTTCACAACTCAAACCAGATTCGAATAGGGTGAACTATCACCTTCACTACCATTCCTTTGGGGTCTCAAATTTTAGGAGTAGATTCCCAACCACCAGTTCTCCTGAATTCAACCAACAATCATCCAAATCAgcaaacaaaaatagaaaaaagaattgtTGAAACCAGGGAAGGCTGTAGAACAGTGTAAGAGGAGTTTCCGGTGGAGACGAAATCCTAGGTATTAGGTAGCCTAGGGCAGAGGATCCTTCGTCCAAAGTCTTGTTCTGGTTCCGGGGAGAAGGTGTTGCTAGGATATGAATTTTCTGTGCTCTAGGGCTTTCTTGGACTTCTAAAAGCAACAGTTCTAAAACAATGAGGGACAGTTGTATAGATTACTAGTCCAAATGGATTAAAGGCGAGTGAGATCAATCACTACTTTCTCAAACCTGTGGGCCGGGATGTAGTAGCAGGAAATCAAAGATAGCAATAGGAAATACAGGAAGATGAAGGGGATGGGGACTGGAAGTAGAACAAAACTCTGAGCGTTAGGGAAGATCAGGGAAGACCACCTGAGAGAACCGACCGAAGGGACTTGAATTATCCGAACCAAACGTTAGCGGCTCATGCCGGCAGCACAAGCTTTTTACCATTGCGCCAAGCGACAGCCCCTAATCAAAAGCCACAAACTAAAGGACAGTAAATGGTTAGAGTTGATGCCCCTCATGAATCAACCAAGGAGTCAAATAGTCGATCAAAAGTACAGAATAGAAGGCCATAACCTCCTGGAAGAGATGAATGGTCCTCCTAACCTTGGAATTTTTGCACACAGTGGCTGCTCTCATACTCAATCCAGAGTTGTTATACTGACAGCTGAAGCTTTTTATCAGCACCAAGCGACTGCCCTTATCTGAAGGTACGAATTTCATAGAGTGTGATTTTTACAGTAAAAGCTTGGGGTTTAGCCTCGTCTCCTCTCAAGATTTTGGGGAGTGGAAGATAATTAATTGTCTAACTAGGATTCTCAAGATGATTGAGGAGGTTCACAAAATTCTTGAGTGCTTTCTGCTGCTGACAGACAGGAAGATGGGAatttcttcaagaagaagaggaagtagtcatcaaaatcaaaagatccCAGACAAAGAGTGCGGTCACATGCCAGAAGGTGGTGCAAGAAGACGAATCTAGAATACAAGTTAATGGTGATAGGAGGAAATGCTATCTAAGCTTCTGGCAGGAGTAACAAAGCAAGGGAGATACGCATGGTTCCTCGTAAAGCTGGCAGGCGCAGGACAGAATCTCGGCCAGGGAACCACTGGGTTGCATGGTCCAACAGATGCATAGATGCTAATGAATAGCGAGTAAATGTAGGCAGCCATATGTCTTGGAGGTGATTGTAACAACAGGTCAGAGTATGAGAATAATAGGCCTGCGAAAATCACATCATTGAAagaattttttacatttttcaaACATAATAGAATTTATAGTCTTCCCCTTAATGATACCCTTTAGATATAGGTCCAACTTTCTAGATAATACAACATTATGAGAAAACTCAATAAATATGCAATTCACTAAATTAAGAAAGGTTTAAACCTTTGGAAATGAGAATTTCTACAATAAGGAGCTAATTAATACCAACCAAACAAGGTGCTATTTGATAGACCACTAATCTGAAGTCAAAATCTTATTTCCTTTAATTAAAGGGCAAattgaacaacaacaacaacattgtTAGCATCATCTAACTTGGACTGAATGGTTCAGTAATCAAGGTTGAATGGTGCAGGGGACCAAGCAGTTTTGTTAGTTCCCATAGCATGTTGGCTAAATAACAGAAACGAAAATCAATGGTTTTGATGGTTGGACAGACACAACCATCTGGTCCAATCGAGGTTTCAAAAAACTGCTTATAAGATTCTACATGGTATTTATATCTTACTGGTAATGGAAGCAAATTTCCTAATCCAATTTCTTTGAAGTTTGAATATGTGACTGACTCCTCTTTCGTAGTTCTCTCAATCTGGAAGCAGAAAAGTGGAATTCTTTATAATTCTTAGGAGTGCCAATTTAACGTTTGAATTTATGTTATATAGTCTTTGAAGAATATCAGGAAATTAGGAGGATTACTAAAAAGGTTACAATTGCTCAATCCAATAATAAGTGGACAAAAGGGAGAAGGTAGCAGCACAGTAGATTATCTAAAGCTAATCTCAACCAAAAAAGCAGAGTATGGCATCTATGGCTATGTTGAACCTCGAATTACACTGGCCAACTTTAACTTATGCAGTTGATGAGGGGCTGGCTAACTGACTCAGCTGATTAACCGTTGCCTTGATGATGCTTTAACTGCCACAGCAAAAGGAAACTTAAAATGATGGTTTTCATAGAGGAAATAGCCGAAGTTGTACTTGTGCCATACGAAAGCTTTACCAGTTGACGCAAGACTTTTAAGAGTAGGGCTCGATTATAATAATTTCCAATTCTCAAATAAAGAACCATGCCCCTTCCAAATGCTTGCATACAAGGCAGGAAATCTGAGTTGTTAAACAATGTAACAGTAGGTAATTCTATAGCCAAGATTTACTGTGGACTAAATGATTTGTTAAAATCTGGGCAACTGAaggcataaactagaaaattgGATTTCAAGGGCGGGTTGACGCATATAGGAACATGGTTTCAAGACCAAATGGGGACCACAAGGGGAGAGCATCTTAAGGCAGAAGTCTAAAATTAAATGGTTGGAACTTAGTGACTCCAACCCTTCATATTTCACATGTCCGTGAAAGCCAAAAGCAATTTCAACTCCATCCCTATGCTTCTTGCCAAAGATTGCTCCTCTCTCCACAATGTTGAAGACATTAAGACTGAAGCAGTGACGTATTTTACAGAGATCTTTCGGCCTCCAACCACAGCTACAATTGAGCCTATCCCTGAGGGTCTTCTCAACAAGTTCATTCCTAGCCACCTCGTCAATTCTCTCCATGCAATCACCTCTGATGACGAGATTATGGCTGTTATCCTCTGTCACAAGTAACAAGGCAAACAGAGCCCCTAGCCCCGATGGCTTAAGTATGGAATTCTTCTCTTCCACTTGGCACATCATCAAAGTTGATCTCCTCACAAAGTCCCTGAGAGTTTCTTCAACCCTAGCCAGATCGAAGGGGTCAATCACTACTTGCCTTGCCTCATCCCCAGAAAAGGTGCCTCTACTATGTCCAACGTCAAGCCCATTAGGCCATCACCTTGTGCAACCTCTCATATAAGTTCATTGCCAAAGTCCTTGTGAATCAGTTGTAGCTTGTGATTTAGAGCCAACAATTCAGCTTTCATTGTTGGTAGAAGTATATGTGATAATATCATCCTCTGCAATAAGCTTGTTAGAGGTTTTGACTGAAAATCTCATTCTCCAGCTGTCCTCATGAAGATAGACATTCACAAAGCCTTCGACTCCTTGAGATGGGACTTATATTTCTGAAGTCTTGCTCAAGATGaccttcccccaccccaccgCCTTTGTCAATTGCACTTACCATTGTATCTCCTCTCCGTCCACCTCTGTGCTTGTCAATAGCAGTCCAGACGATTACTTCACTACTTAGGTGGGCATTCGGCAGGGCTGCCCCCTCTCTCCCTTCATCTTCTCACTAACCCTCGAAGTCCTTTCTAGAAGTATCCAGATCAAAATTGGCTGGCATCTCATCTTTCACATTCCTAAGTGCAAGTCCCATAAGCTCTCCCACGTCTCACCTTGTCTTTATTGCTGATCTTCTGATCTTCTCTAAATCCAACACCATTTCAATTGAAACCAGTTTATCCTATTTGTACTTTCTTGAGGGATTGTCAAGACTGCAGATCAATCCCTTGAAATCTTAGATATTTTTAGTTGGGGTCTCTGATGTGGATGCGGCTGCTTCCATTGAGATGACGAGTTTCTCCCTTTCGGCCATCTCGGTCATTTCGTTTCGCTCATTTCACTAATTTCGGCTACTTCAGCCATTAGCCCCCCCAAAATGGCCAACGAAACATATAGGAAAAACTACACCATTTCGACAATATTTCAGTATTTCAATGGTTTTGAAACCACCTAAAACACCAAAACGAAatgagttcttgaaccttgctACTAGGTTAATGGTCGACCAGTGCACTCCCATCCTAGATATGATCCACAAGAGACTTCAACACATAAGGGTAAGATTCTATCTTAGACCAAACATCTGGAATTAATTATATCAATCCTCCAGTTCTCTTACATCTACTGGTTTGGTGTTTTTAGGGTCCCCCAATCCACTATTAAGGCATTGGAGTTCCTAATGTATGCCTTCCTCTAGGAAGGTTTAGATTCTTCCAAATTTCTCCACCCTACCAGTACAGTTTACCTCCCAAAGGAAGAACGTTTGGGCTTGAGAAGAATCAACGAGATGGATTTTGCGGGTATTCTCAAGTTGATTTAGAAGTTGTAGTCAAGAAGAATAGAATTTGGCCTGACTAGGTCTAATTAGGTCTTTTCCGTAAAGATTCTATTTGGACGGCCACTCTCCCCTCTGatgtttcttgggtttagcttaAGATCCTAAATCTTAGACATATTGCTCTTGGGGCCATTTACTCTATTACAGATGACGGCGCCTCCACCTCCCTTCCATT
This window encodes:
- the LOC122082148 gene encoding uncharacterized mitochondrial protein AtMg00810-like, which gives rise to MAATGTPLSDGTMYRRVVGALQYLTITRPDIGFAASSPSGLVTLAAYSDADWAGCPDDRCSTTGFGIFLGSHLVSWGSPKQRTVSRSPTETEYRAVASVATELVWL
- the LOC122080773 gene encoding NEDD8-conjugating enzyme Ubc12-like, which codes for MIKLFKVKEKQREIAENANGRAPVKKQSAGELRLHKDITELNLPKTTLISFPNGKDDLMNFEVTIRPDEGFYLGGTFTFTFSVSPIYPHEAPKVKCKTKVYHPNIDLEGNVCLNILREDWKPVLNINTIIYGLHHLFTQPNHEDPLNHDAAAVLRDNPKMFESNVRRAMTGGYVGQTFFPRCM